The window AGCAGGAGCAGAACCAGCGCGAGCGGTTACAGGCGGTGAAGGCCGACCGCGACGACGACGCGGTCGAGGACGCGCTCGGGGCGCTGCGCGAGGCCGCGCGGGGCTCCGAGAACGTGATGCCGCACATCGTCGACGCCGTGAAGGCGTACGCGACGGTCCAGGAGGTCTCGGACGTGCTCCGCGACGAGTTCGGGGAGTACAAGCCGGGGCGGTGAGGCGACCGGCCCGCGAGGGCGTCGGTCGACGACGGCGACGGTGGCGTCCGGCTTCGCGACGCGCTCAGTTCGCGCCGCGGACGACGTGGCCGTACTTCAGCAGCGCGACGAACACCGCGCCGCCGAAGGCGTTGCCGATCGTCGCCAGCACGAGGAACCCGGCGTAGTCGGACAGCGAGATGGCGTCCGAGACGATCAGCCCGAACAGCACCTCGACGTTGCCCGCGATCGAGTGCGGGAGGTGAAGGAGCCCGATCGTGCCGGCGACGATCAGCACGAGGAGGATTCGGGCGGTCGTGTCCTGTGCCGCCGCCACGAGCCACGCCAGCAGCCCCATCAGCCACCCGGCGAAGACCCCGCCGACGAACAGCCACGGGAGGTCGTGGTCGACGAGCTTCAGGGCGATGGTCTCGAACGACTTGGGGTCGACCACGCCGAGCTCCGGCATCAACAGGGTCACGAGCAGGGTGAACAGCAGGCCGCCGACGAGGTTCCCGACGTACACCAGCCCCCAGAGCCGGCCCAACTGTTTGAACGACGCCTGTCCGTCGAGCACCGGGATCACGGCCAGCGTCGTGTGCTCGGTGAACAGCTCTGAACGGCCCAGGATGACGAACATGAACCCGATGGAGTAGACGCTCGCCAGCAGCAGCTCGGTCCCGAGGTCGCCGAAGCTCCCCGGCGAGAGCGTTAAGATCACCGCCATCATCAGCGGGCCGAAGCCGATGTCGAGCCCCGCCGACAGCCCGGAGAGCAGCAGTCCGGAGCGCTCCCGCTGCATCTCGTGGAGCGCGCTCTCGAGCAGCGAGCCGAGGATGTTCCGCGACGTCATCTGCTCCGTCGAGTCGGTCTGTGAGTCGCTCACTGGTGGAGTCGCCCGCCACTACTCGGGGCCAGTACCCAAGCCTTTGGATC is drawn from Halorubrum sp. CBA1229 and contains these coding sequences:
- a CDS encoding formate/nitrite transporter family protein, producing MSDSQTDSTEQMTSRNILGSLLESALHEMQRERSGLLLSGLSAGLDIGFGPLMMAVILTLSPGSFGDLGTELLLASVYSIGFMFVILGRSELFTEHTTLAVIPVLDGQASFKQLGRLWGLVYVGNLVGGLLFTLLVTLLMPELGVVDPKSFETIALKLVDHDLPWLFVGGVFAGWLMGLLAWLVAAAQDTTARILLVLIVAGTIGLLHLPHSIAGNVEVLFGLIVSDAISLSDYAGFLVLATIGNAFGGAVFVALLKYGHVVRGAN